The proteins below come from a single Megalops cyprinoides isolate fMegCyp1 chromosome 5, fMegCyp1.pri, whole genome shotgun sequence genomic window:
- the LOC118777345 gene encoding KN motif and ankyrin repeat domain-containing protein 1-like has translation METRRRLEQERLLAQPPAHDAPRRRLASFGGMGSSGSLSSFTGSSGHTQSLHNGPQPNGEHSLYLSSSMGGSIRHSPLSSGVTTPIASISPLQLQNIREQMVVALKRLKELEEQVKTIPVLQVKISVLQEEKRQLAAQVSSQSLSRQGQGGAFRKRSHSVGSTEHFEQLSRVQKGPELHIDSEDELEGRERSSQRLEEFRQLTAEMQELERKIQDGNYEGRHGSSQNVGQMQPVREQRSVAVGEDKSMEDLVVYRRSAKQRNDVAVGTELETSSTAVGVTEAMLGVTTEAEAEIEMQQQTIEALKDKIYRLEVQLKEATHKAEMSKLKLELQAAGSRKRADKGTMARPAAYSIAVEAKVEVQSQGVGGHMEMGVTCRGRGSEAHSVAVLCRPEQKHVAIGPEAPMERWVVQERVETRDQCVGRHVVTHSQGVGTSLNVCEVGVNTEERADSLGLSRSQQEQGKEWCSVGCGDCSVDVTVSPVKELVSLGTITDQVEKADMGVMAVPETTCQHTSAAVATTHKLTNTERVVFTDSTTNTSLSTQERHTSTVPTETRSVSVGDSRVNGSPTAVRTRSIAVGTSARPENALAKPSAPKTKDSGVGLANVNENFLVGLKTRNIACGPSRLPDPTKTRSIGVGDERVWEAAHAQPETAAGLDHYIERVQKLLQEQQMLLAENYTELADAFGQPHTQIGSINSQLVNTLSSISSAVKSASTEELRSFNNLQQSPDSARSNKDEGRSRPIGGAGSHVSVTVRSVAKVTHMEAVTSETRTPAFPKSTATQKSLMDQQMSSALHGQSGKQNALKSIMKNKDGRQGSSSTKKNLQFVGVNGGYETTSSDDSSTEESSSDEEGEEEVYGEAEALGNRGEEFCNEEVVEAGVGEERGPEKVEIRERYELSEKMMSACNVLKTHLNDSKALNSKDVRTCLSTLQHEWFRVSSQKSAVPAMVEDYLEAFRAVSPAVLRHIVNMADGNGNTALHYSVSHSNFDIVKRLLDADVCNVDQQNKAGYTPIMLAALAAVETQRDMQIVEELFSKGDVNAKASQAGQTGLMLAVSHGRMDMVKALLACGADVNIQDDEGSTALMCASEHGHVEMVKLLLAQPGCDATLSDSDESNALSIALEAGHKDIAMLLYAHVNFSKAQSPGTPRLGRKTPPSPTRRSAFD, from the exons ATGGAGACACGCAGGAGGCTAGAGCAGGAGCGCCTGCTCGCCCAACCCCCCGCCCACGACGCCCCCAGACGGAGGCTGGCCAGCTTCGGGGGCATGGGATCCAGCGGCTCCCTGTCCTCTTTCACAGGCTCCAGCGGCCACACCCAGAGCCTCCACAACGGGCCCCAGCCCAACGGAGAGCACAGCCTGTACCTGAGCTCATCCATGGGCGGCTCCATCCGCCACAGCCCCCTGAGCTCGGGGGTGACCACCCCCATCGCCAGCATCAGCCCGCTGCAGCTGCAGAACATCCGCGAGCAGATGGTGGTGGCGCTGAAGaggctgaaggagctggaggagcaggtgaaGACCATCCCTGTCCTACAGGTCAAgatctctgtgctgcaggaggagaagaggcagCTGGCTGCGCAGGTGAGCAGCCAAAGCCTCTCCCGCCAGGGCCAGGGCGGAGCCTTCAGGAAACGGTCACACAGTGTGGGGAGCACTGAACACTTCGAGCAGCTCTCTCGGGTCCAGAAGGGACCGGAGCTGCACATAGACTCAGAGGATGAGCTGGAAGGCCGAGAGCGGAGCTCCCAGAGGCTGGAGGAGTTCAGACAGCTGACTGCAGAgatgcaggagctggagaggaaaatCCAGGATGGTAACTACGAGGGCCGACACGGCTCCAGCCAAAACGTGGGACAGATGCAGCCAGTCAGGGAGCAGCGGTCCGTTGCAGTGGGGGAGGACAAGAGCATGGAAGACCTGGTCGTTTACCGCAGGTCAGCAAAACAGCGGAACGATGTGGCGGTCGGGACGGAGCTGGAGACGAGCAGTACCGCAGTAGGGGTGACGGAGGCCATGCTGGGGGTGACCACGGAGGCTGAGGCCGAGATCGAGATGCAGCAGCAGACCATCGAGGCCCTCAAGGACAAGATCTACAGGCTGGAGGTGCAGCTGAAGGAGGCTACCCACAAGGCGGAGATGAGCAAGCTGAAGCTGGAGCTTCAGGCCGCGGGGTCCAGGAAGAGGGCCGACAAGGGGACGATGGCTAGGCCAGCTGCCTACAGCATTGCAGTGGAAGCTAAAGTGGAGGTGCAGAGCCAGGGAGTGGGAGGTCATATGGAGATGGGTGTtacctgcagagggagaggctcAGAGGCCCATTcagtggctgtgctgtgcaggcCAGAGCAGAAGCACGTTGCCATAGGCCCTGAAGCCCCCATGGAACGATGGGTCGTGCAGGAAAGAGTGGAAACCCGCGATCAGTGTGTCGGAAGACACGTTGTCACTCACAGCCAGGGCGTGGGGACGAGTCTGAATGTTTGTGAAGTTGGAGTGAATACGGAGGAGAGGGCGGACAGTCTGGGCCTTTCCAGGtcacagcaggagcaggggaaGGAGTGGTGTTCAGTTGGATGCGGAGATTGCTCAGTGGATGTGACAGTGTCCCCTGTTAAAGAGCTGGTTTCTCTCGGCACAATCACAGATCAGGTGGAGAAAGCCGATATGGGAGTCATGGCTGTGCCTGAGACTACCTGCCAACACACAAGCGCAGCAGTAGCCACAACACACAAGCTCACCAACACAGAGAGGGTCGTGTTCACCGACTCCACCACAAACACAAGCCTGAGCACCCAAGAGAGGCACACCAGCACGGTGCCCACCGAGACCCGGTCGGTGTCCGTGGGAGACAGCCGGGTGAACGGCTCCCCGACGGCCGTGAGGACACGCTCCATTGCAGTGGGGACTTCGGCGAGGCCAGAAAACGCCCTGGCCAAGCCGTCAGCCCCCAAGACCAAAGACAGCGGGGTTGGACTGGCGAACGTCAACGAGAACTTTCTGGTGGGTTTGAAAACCAGGAATATCGCCTGTGGGCCCTCTCGCCTGCCCGATCCCACCAAAACGAGGAGCATCGGAGTCGGGGATGAGAGGGTGTGGGAGGCGGCGCATGCTCAGCCCGAGACGGCGGCCGGGCTGGACCACTACATTGAGCGCGTGCAGAAActcctgcaggagcagcagatGCTGCTGGCAGAGAACTACACCGAGCTGGCAGACGCCTTCGGCCAGCCCCACACCCAGATCGGCTCCATCAACAGCCAGCTGGTCAACACCCTGTCCTCCATCAGCTCGGCCGTGAAGTCCGCCAGCACTGAGGAGCTGCGCAGCTTCAACAACCTGCAGCAGAGTCCAGACTCTGCGAGAAGCAACAAAG ACGAGGGTCGGTCTCGGCCCATCGGTGGGGCCGGGTCCCATGTGAGCGTGACGGTGCGGTCAGTCGCAAAGGTCACCCATATGGAGGCCGTGACGTCTGAGACGAGGACCCCTGCGTTCCCcaagagcacagccacacagaagAGCCTGATGGACCAGCAGATGTCCTCTGCTCTGCAtg GACAGTCCGGCAAACAGAATGCACTGAAGTCCATCATGAAGAATAAAGATGGCCGCCAGGGCTCCAGCAGCACCAAAAAGAACCTGCAGTTTGTTGGCGTTAATGGAGG GTACGAGACAACGTCGAGCGATGACTCCAGCACTGAGGAAAGCAGCTCtgatgaggagggagaggaggaggtgtaCGGAGAGGCGGAAGCGCTGgggaacagaggagaggagttCTGTAATGAGGAAGTAGTGGAGGCTGGAgtaggagaggagagaggtccAGAAAAGGTTGAAATACGAGAGAG GTATGAGTTAAGTGAGAAAATGATGTCTGCTTGCAACGTGCTGAAAACCCACTTGAATGACTCCAAAGCTTTAAACAGCAAAGATGTG AGAACATGTCTCAGCACGCTCCAGCATGAGTGGTTCCGCGTGTCCAGCCAGAAGTCGGCAGTTCCGGCCATGGTGGAGGACTACCTGGAGGCCTTCCGGGCCGTGTCCCCTGCGGTGCTGCGACACATCGTCAACATGGCCGACGGCAACGGCAACACCGCCCTGCACTACAGCGTGTCCCACTCCAACTTTGACATCGTCAAGAGGCTGCTGGACGCAG ATGTTTGCAATGTGGATCAGCAGAACAAGGCGGGCTACACTCCCATCATGCTCGCTGCCCTGGCGGCGGTGGAAACTCAGAGGGACATGCAGATCGTCGAGGAGCTCTTCAGTAAAGGGGATGTCAATGCCAAGGCCAGCCAG gctGGCCAGACAGGGCTGATGCTGGCAGTCAGCCATGGGAGGATGGACATGGTCAAAGCCTTGCTAGCCTGCGGGGCAGATGTTAACATCCAAGATGATGAGGGATCCACGGCGCTGATGTGTGCCAGTGAGCATGGCCACGTGGAGATGGtcaagctgctgctggcccagCCTGGCTGCGACGCCACGCTCAGCGACAGT GATGAGAGTAACGCCCTGTCCATTGCGCTGGAGGCTGGACACAAGGACATCGCCATGCTGCTGTATGCCCATGTGAACTTCTCCAAAGCCCAGTCTCCA GGCACCCCCCGTCTCGGAAGGAAGACGCCCCCCAGTCCCACTCGGAGAAGCGCTTTTGATTAG